One Spiribacter halobius DNA segment encodes these proteins:
- a CDS encoding LysR family transcriptional regulator — translation MPQVRSDWLETFLAAVETRSFTAAARRVHRSQSAVSLQIGKLEAAVGHRLLVRGPGGLRPTAAGERLLPYVRHAADAVEAVTHALTADTPRLLRLGLPDEYADGTLTDVLARFTRAHPQTSLEVTCGRSALLEPLVLAGELDLALVLADEVRTAGEQLAEDPTLWLQSAAPEGPPDEGTLPIAVFDQECSWRRWALEALESHGIDYRIVFSSGSAAAIRAAIRSGVAVGLLGASSATRDLRPFSGSASMALMPTTRLILLRADRTAAEPAATLGRLLSSALNAAAAAWDPSAHATAPVGTP, via the coding sequence TGCCTCAGGTCCGCTCCGACTGGCTCGAAACCTTTCTCGCAGCTGTGGAGACACGCTCGTTCACGGCGGCGGCCAGGCGTGTTCACCGGTCCCAGTCCGCGGTCAGCCTTCAGATCGGCAAGCTGGAGGCGGCTGTCGGCCACCGACTGCTGGTGCGTGGGCCTGGGGGCCTGCGGCCCACTGCGGCGGGGGAGCGCCTGCTGCCCTACGTCCGCCACGCCGCGGACGCCGTGGAGGCGGTAACCCATGCCCTGACGGCCGACACGCCCCGGCTGCTTCGGCTGGGGCTGCCGGACGAGTACGCCGACGGGACGCTGACGGACGTGCTCGCCCGCTTCACACGCGCGCATCCGCAGACGAGCCTGGAGGTCACCTGTGGGCGGTCCGCCCTGCTCGAGCCCCTCGTTCTGGCGGGCGAACTCGACCTGGCGCTCGTGCTGGCCGATGAAGTCCGCACGGCGGGCGAGCAGCTCGCCGAAGACCCTACGCTGTGGTTGCAAAGCGCCGCCCCTGAGGGCCCACCGGACGAGGGCACCCTCCCGATCGCGGTGTTCGATCAGGAATGCAGCTGGCGGCGCTGGGCGCTGGAGGCGCTGGAGTCACACGGCATCGACTACCGCATCGTATTCAGCAGCGGTAGCGCAGCGGCCATTCGGGCTGCGATCCGCTCCGGTGTCGCCGTCGGCCTGCTGGGGGCGAGCAGCGCTACCCGCGATCTCCGCCCCTTCTCCGGCTCGGCGTCCATGGCCCTCATGCCGACCACGCGCCTGATCCTGCTGCGCGCAGACCGTACTGCCGCAGAACCCGCCGCTACCCTTGGCCGACTGCTGTCCTCGGCGCTGAATGCCGCTGCCGCGGCGTGGGATCCCTCGGCCCACGCCACCGCACCGGTCGGGACGCCATGA